The Pan paniscus chromosome 1, NHGRI_mPanPan1-v2.0_pri, whole genome shotgun sequence genome has a segment encoding these proteins:
- the EXOC8 gene encoding exocyst complex component 8 produces MAMAMSDSGASRLRRQLESGGFEARLYVKQLSQQSDGDRDLQEHRQRIQALAEETAQNLKRNVYQNYRQFIETAREISYLESEMYQLSHLLTEQKSSLESIPLTLLPAAAAAGAAAASGGEEGVGGAGGRDHLRGQAGFFSTPGGASRDGSGPGEEGKQRTLTTLLEKVEGCRHLLETPGQYLVYNGDLVEYDADHMAQLQRVHGFLMNDCLLVATWLPQRRGMYRYNALYSLDGLAVVNVKDNPPMKDMFKLLMFPESRIFQAENAKIKREWLEVLEDTKRALSEKRRREQEEAAAPRGPPQVTSKATNPFEDDEEEEPAVPEVEEEKVDLSMEWIQELPEDLDVCIAQRDFEGAVDLLDKLNHYLEDKPSPPPVKELRAKVEERVRQLTEVLVFELSPDRSLRGGPKATRRAVSQLIRLGQCTKACELFLRNRAAAVHTAIRQLRIEGATLLYIHKLCHVFFTSLLETAREFEIDFAGTDSGCYSAFVVWARSAMGMFVDAFSKQVFDSKESLSTAAECVKVAKEHCQQLGDIGLDLTFIIHALLVKDIQGALHSYKEIIIEATKHRNSEEMWRRMNLMTPEALGKLKEEMKSCGVSNFEQYTGDDCWVNLSYTVVAFTKQTMGFLEEALKLYFPELHMVLLESLVEIILVAVQHVDYSLRCEQDPEKKAFIRQNASFLYETVLPVVEKRFEEGVGKPAKQLQDLRNASRLIRVNPESTTSVV; encoded by the coding sequence ATGGCGATGGCGATGTCGGACAGTGGGGCGAGCCGCCTGCGTCGGCAGCTGGAGTCAGGGGGTTTTGAGGCGCGGCTGTACGTGAAGCAGCTCTCGCAGCAGTCGGATGGGGACCGGGACCTCCAGGAGCACCGGCAGCGCATCCAGGCGCTGGCGGAGGAGACGGCGCAGAACCTGAAGCGCAACGTCTACCAGAACTACCGGCAGTTCATAGAGACGGCCCGCGAGATCTCCTACCTGGAGAGCGAGAtgtaccagctcagccacttgCTGACCGAGCAGAAAAGCAGCCTGGAGAGCATCCCGCTTACGTTGCTGCCTGCCGCTGCTGCCGCCGGAGCCGCCGCCGCctctggaggggaggagggagtcgGTGGGGCGGGGGGCCGAGACCACCTCCGAGGCCAGGCCGGCTTTTTCTCCACCCCCGGGGGTGCCTCCCGCGACGGCTCCGGTCCAGGCGAGGAAGGAAAGCAGCGCACTCTCACCACCCTGCTTGAGAAGGTGGAAGGCTGCAGGCATCTGCTGGAGACGCCGGGACAGTACCTGGTGTACAATGGGGACCTAGTGGAATACGATGCGGACCACATGGCCCAACTGCAGCGAGTGCACGGCTTTCTCATGAACGATTGTTTGTTGGTGGCTACCTGGCTGCCTCAGCGGCGTGGGATGTATCGCTACAACGCTCTCTATTCCCTAGATGGTTTGGCCGTAGTCAATGTCAAGGACAACCCGCCCATGAAGGACATGTTCAAGCTGCTTATGTTCCCCGAGAGCCGTATTTTCCAGGCCGAAAATGCTAAAATCAAACGAGAGTGGCTGGAAGTGCTGGAGGACACCAAGAGAGCCCTCAGTGAGAAAAGGCGAAGGGAGCAGGAGGAGGCAGCGGCCCCTCGAGGGCCACCCCAAGTGACTTCCAAGGCCACTAACCCATTTGAGGATGACGAAGAAGAAGAACCAGCTGTTCCTGAGGTAGAGGAAGAGAAGGTGGACCTCTCCATGGAATGGATCCAGGAGTTACCTGAAGATCTGGATGTCTGCATTGCGCAGAGAGACTTTGAAGGGGCGGTTGACCTGCTGGATAAATTGAACCATTACCTGGAAGATAAACCTAGCCCACCTCCTGTAAAAGAACTAAGGGCCAAAGTGGAGGAGCGAGTTCGACAGCTCACTGAGGTGCTAGTTTTCGAACTCTCCCCAGATCGTTCCCTAAGAGGTGGTCCGAAGGCTACTCGCAGAGCAGTTTCGCAACTGATCCGGCTGGGCCAGTGCACGAAGGCCTGTGAGCTCTTTTTGAGAAACAGGGCAGCCGCTGTTCATACTGCAATTCGTCAGCTTCGCATCGAAGGTGCCACTTTACTCTATATTCATAAGCTGTGCCATGTCTTCTTTACCAGCCTTCTCGAGACTGCAAGAGAATTTGAGATCGATTTTGCAGGCACTGACAGCGGCTGCTACTCTGCCTTTGTGGTCTGGGCAAGATCAGCCATGGGCATGTTCGTGGATGCTTTTAGCAAGCAGGTGTTTGATAGTAAGGAGAGCCTCTCTACAGCAGCTGAGTGTGTAAAAGTGGCTAAGGAGCATTGCCAGCAACTGGGTGATATCGGACTGGATCTCACCTTCATCATCCATGCCCTTCTGGTGAAAGACATCCAAGGGGCCTTGCACAGTTACAAAGAAATCATCATTGAAGCCACTAAACATCGCAACTCTGAAGAGATGTGGAGGAGGATGAACTTGATGACGCCAGAAGCCCTGGGTAAGCTCAAAGAAGAGATGAAAAGTTGTGGGGTAAGTAACTTTGAGCAGTACACAGGGGATGACTGCTGGGTGAACCTAAGTTACACAGTGGTTGCTTTCACCAAACAGACCATGGGCTTCTTGGAAGAGGCCCTGAAGCTGTATTTCCCAGAGCTGCACATGGTACTTTTGGAGAGCCTGGTGGAAATCATTTTGGTTGCTGTTCAGCATGTGGATTATAGTCTTCGATGTGAGCAGGATCCAGAGAAGAAAGCTTTTATCAGACAGAATGCATCCTTTTTATATGAAACAGTCCTCCCTGTGGTGGAGAAAAGGTTTGAAGAAGGTGTGGGGAAACCTGCCAAGCAACTCCAAGATCTGAGGAATGCATCTAGACTTATTCGTGTGAATCCTGAAAGTACAACATCAGTGGTCTAA